In the Malania oleifera isolate guangnan ecotype guangnan chromosome 1, ASM2987363v1, whole genome shotgun sequence genome, one interval contains:
- the LOC131164183 gene encoding transcription factor MYB16, translating into MGRSPCCDKVGLKKGPWTPEEDQKLLAYIDKHGHGSWRALPSKAGLQRCGKSCRLRWTNYLRPDIKRGKFSLQEEQTIIQLHALLGNRWSAIATHLPKRTDNEIKNYWNTHLKKRLAKMGIDPVTHKPKNEALLSSSSSADGHSKSAANLSHIAQWESARLEAEARLVRQSKLRSYTIPYNHEPSPSHALPTRSLDGLNAWQGGWSKHGGDLESPTSTLSYSENAPLPPPLVPMTDVGGKGTDGAFIDFVGNSASSEAEGVKEEGEQEWKGFGAPGHLPDYASVLSDMVMPADAVEGPWTPESLKRSSNGHVSDHENFVEGFTSLLLNKSAEPGSSSGGGDSDNGDTNGGGDFEDNKNYWNSILNLVNCSPSDSPIF; encoded by the exons ATGGGAAGGTCTCCTTGCTGTGACAAGGTTGGATTGAAGAAAGGGCCTTGGACGCCCGAGGAAGATCAGAAGCTGCTCGCTTATATCGATAAGCATGGCCATGGCAGCTGGCGCGCCTTGCCCTCCAAAGCTG GACTTCAGAGGTGCGGGAAGAGTTGCAGACTGAGATGGACTAACTATCTCAGACCTGATATTAAGAGAGGGAAGTTCAGTTTACAGGAAGAACAAACCATCATTCAGCTCCATGCTCTTTTGGGCAACAG GTGGTCGGCCATAGCAACGCACTTGCCCAAAAGAACAGACAACGAGATCAAGAACTATTGGAACACTCACTTGAAGAAGAGGTTGGCGAAAATGGGGATCGACCCCGTCACTCACAAGCCCAAGAACGAAGCCCTCCTGTCCTCCTCTTCCTCCGCCGACGGCCACTCCAAGTCCGCCGCGAACCTTAGCCACATCGCCCAATGGGAGAGCGCTCGCCTCGAGGCCGAAGCTCGCCTCGTCCGCCAGTCCAAGCTTCGCTCTTACACCATCCCTTACAACCACGAGCCCTCTCCCTCCCACGCGCTGCCGACTCGCAGCCTCGACGGGCTCAATGCGTGGCAAGGCGGCTGGTCCAAGCACGGCGGCGACCTCGAGTCTCCCACCTCCACGCTCAGCTACTCCGAGAACGCCCCTCTCCCGCCGCCCCTCGTGCCCATGACGGACGTCGGTGGCAAGGGAACGGACGGTGCCTTCATCGACTTCGTCGGCAACTCGGCGTCGTCGGAGGCCGAAGGTGTTAAGGAGGAGGGGGAGCAGGAGTGGAAGGGGTTTGGAGCTCCGGGTCATTTGCCGGATTATGCTTCCGTCCTCTCCGACATGGTAATGCCGGCGGACGCCGTGGAAGGGCCTTGGACGCCGGAGTCTTTGAAGAGGAGCAGCAACGGGCATGTTTCGGATCATGAGAACTTCGTGGAGGGGTTTACGAGCCTTTTGCTGAATAAATCGGCGGAGCCTGGGTCCTCCAGTGGCGGCGGAGACTCCGATAATGGCGACACTAACGGCGGTGGCGACTTCGAAGATAACAAGAATTACTGGAatagtattcttaacttagtgaATTGCTCGCCCTCGGATTCGCCGATTTTCTGA